The proteins below are encoded in one region of Planctomycetota bacterium:
- a CDS encoding rod shape-determining protein MreC, whose amino-acid sequence GSSPPAPGNAPVGRRSKEMPVTKSFVQTFAALMLIALASAVFLPPRTGGSLGAMSQNLLLPVTQPMRVIAAWVHAEPEVEVSTEKTAQHWAAEVAELERQLANYQGQLQELSELKSERDRLGKRLRELCTPMKVIGTEAGSADLLISVPLGESVEVGDPVLHAGRLVGRIRDVGPGGARVRVLSDKRTQLAVAFGQIDGTAGFVRREFAEPPPGSESIYGYSILAVEGTGDGFLRTTSTPLEAVDGVFRVQVGDIAVLDDPREWPIELSQITVGTVVAVTPRSSAAGWADVTIEPAANVKSIPEVQVMNK is encoded by the coding sequence CGGGTAGCTCCCCGCCCGCGCCTGGCAACGCCCCCGTGGGTCGCCGCTCAAAGGAGATGCCCGTGACCAAGTCGTTTGTCCAAACCTTCGCGGCATTGATGCTTATCGCGCTTGCGTCCGCAGTGTTTCTTCCACCGCGGACGGGCGGGTCGCTGGGTGCGATGTCGCAAAACTTGCTCCTCCCCGTGACGCAGCCCATGCGGGTCATCGCGGCGTGGGTGCATGCGGAGCCGGAGGTGGAGGTCTCTACCGAAAAGACGGCACAGCATTGGGCGGCCGAGGTCGCCGAGTTGGAACGACAACTCGCCAACTACCAAGGACAACTGCAGGAGCTTTCCGAACTCAAGAGCGAACGCGACCGTCTCGGCAAGCGGCTGCGCGAACTGTGTACGCCGATGAAGGTGATCGGCACCGAGGCCGGCAGCGCCGACCTGCTCATCTCGGTGCCGCTGGGCGAGTCGGTCGAGGTCGGCGATCCGGTGTTGCACGCGGGCCGACTGGTCGGCCGGATTCGTGACGTCGGTCCTGGTGGCGCGCGAGTGCGGGTGCTCAGCGACAAACGGACGCAACTGGCCGTCGCCTTCGGGCAGATCGACGGCACCGCCGGCTTCGTCCGCCGCGAGTTTGCCGAACCGCCGCCTGGCAGCGAATCGATCTACGGCTACAGCATCCTCGCCGTCGAAGGCACCGGTGACGGCTTTCTCCGAACCACCAGCACCCCGCTCGAAGCGGTCGACGGCGTCTTCCGCGTTCAGGTCGGTGACATCGCCGTGCTGGACGATCCGCGCGAATGGCCGATCGAGTTGAGCCAGATCACCGTCGGGACCGTCGTCGCCGTCACGCCGCGTAGCAGTGCCGCCGGCTGGGCCGACGTCACGATCGAACCGGCGGCCAACGTGAAGTCGATCCCCGAAGTCCAGGTGATGAAC